In Pedobacter heparinus DSM 2366, the following are encoded in one genomic region:
- the gltX gene encoding glutamate--tRNA ligase, whose translation MEKKVRVRFAPSPTGGLHLGGVRTALFNYLFAKKHNGTFILRVEDTDQTRFVAGAEEYITSCLDWCGLTPDESPEQGGAFGPYRQSERKSTYKQYADQLIADGFAYYAFDTPEELEAKRKAVPNFTYGLANRLEMRNSLSLTAEEVNVLLANHTPYVVRIKMPADELVSFTDLIRGYVSFDTNLVDDKVLLKADGMPTYHLAVVADDRAMEISHVFRGEEWLPSAPIHILLWRYLGWETEMPQWVHLPLILKPDGNGKLSKRDGDRLGFPVYAQNWTDPKTGDLTRGFKELGFMPEAFVNLLAMLGWNDGTDQELFTLAELIDKFSVERISKAGAKFDFEKAKWYNHEWIKNATAKKLLPFVKDSFTAEGMVLNDDVRLEQVIDLIKDRCNLLTDFVPQSSYFFIAPEVYDLASVKPKWTPEKAAFFEAYTLDVKDGPAAAELEEKFKELAGAHNFKPGELMLPLRIMLVGGKFGPGVFDIAVNLGAAETIKRIHKAIAAFN comes from the coding sequence ATGGAAAAGAAAGTAAGAGTAAGATTTGCCCCCAGCCCAACAGGGGGATTGCATTTGGGTGGTGTACGCACTGCTTTATTCAATTATCTGTTTGCCAAAAAACACAATGGCACGTTTATTTTACGGGTTGAGGATACAGACCAGACCCGTTTTGTAGCCGGTGCGGAAGAATACATTACTTCCTGCCTGGATTGGTGTGGCTTAACACCCGACGAAAGTCCGGAACAAGGTGGGGCGTTCGGGCCTTATCGCCAAAGCGAAAGAAAATCTACTTATAAACAATACGCAGATCAGCTGATTGCAGATGGCTTTGCTTATTATGCTTTTGATACTCCTGAAGAACTGGAGGCAAAGCGCAAAGCGGTGCCGAATTTTACCTATGGCCTGGCCAACAGGTTGGAAATGAGGAATTCCCTGAGCCTGACAGCAGAAGAGGTAAATGTGCTGCTTGCAAATCATACCCCTTATGTTGTACGGATTAAAATGCCTGCAGATGAACTGGTTTCTTTTACAGACCTGATAAGAGGATATGTTAGTTTTGATACCAATTTAGTTGACGACAAAGTTTTACTGAAGGCAGATGGTATGCCGACCTATCATCTGGCGGTTGTGGCAGACGACAGGGCAATGGAGATCAGCCATGTTTTCAGGGGTGAAGAATGGCTCCCATCGGCACCCATCCATATTTTATTGTGGCGGTATTTAGGCTGGGAGACTGAAATGCCGCAATGGGTGCACCTGCCCTTGATCTTAAAGCCGGATGGTAATGGTAAATTAAGCAAAAGGGATGGCGACAGGCTGGGCTTTCCGGTATATGCACAAAACTGGACAGACCCCAAAACAGGCGATCTGACTAGAGGCTTTAAGGAACTTGGCTTTATGCCGGAAGCATTTGTTAACCTGCTGGCCATGCTGGGCTGGAATGATGGAACAGACCAGGAGTTGTTCACTTTAGCGGAATTGATTGATAAATTTTCTGTGGAGCGGATCAGCAAGGCCGGGGCTAAATTTGATTTTGAGAAAGCAAAATGGTATAACCACGAATGGATCAAAAATGCGACAGCAAAAAAGCTGCTCCCTTTTGTGAAAGATTCCTTTACTGCCGAGGGCATGGTGCTGAATGATGATGTAAGATTGGAACAGGTCATTGACCTAATTAAAGATCGCTGTAATCTGCTAACTGATTTTGTACCACAAAGCAGCTATTTTTTTATTGCACCCGAAGTTTATGACCTGGCTTCGGTGAAGCCAAAATGGACACCGGAAAAGGCGGCTTTTTTTGAAGCTTATACCCTGGACGTAAAAGATGGACCGGCTGCAGCGGAACTGGAAGAAAAGTTTAAAGAACTTGCCGGAGCGCATAATTTTAAACCGGGAGAACTGATGCTCCCTTTAAGGATTATGCTGGTAGGCGGAAAATTTGGACCTGGGGTTTTTGATATTGCAGTAAACCTTGGCGCAGCAGAAACCATCAAAAGAATCCATAAAGCGATAGCCGCGTTTAATTAA
- a CDS encoding CheR family methyltransferase → MLEVPVIQDEHVEILLSDLLEQYGYDFTGYSRASLKRRISRLYTLDKALSFAEFRYRISDDQAYFKRFVEQITVNVTEMFRDPSFFRTLREEVLPKLGTYPFIRIWLAGCSTGEEAYSISILLKELNLLHKSLIYATDLNPAVLEKAAQSMFAMSQMKQYSENYILSGGLKDFSSYYTASYSLAKFNEDLKSKIIFSTHNLVSDHSFNEFQLILCRNVLIYFDRDLQHNVLDLFDNSLEGLGYLALGSKETVDFSRIAKRYKRLPGEKIWRKIG, encoded by the coding sequence ATGCTGGAGGTCCCCGTAATTCAAGATGAACATGTAGAGATCCTGCTTTCCGATCTGCTGGAACAATATGGCTATGATTTCACGGGTTATTCACGGGCTTCGCTAAAAAGAAGGATTTCCAGGTTGTACACTTTGGATAAAGCCTTGAGCTTTGCCGAGTTCAGGTACAGGATTTCGGATGATCAGGCTTATTTTAAGCGGTTTGTAGAGCAGATTACCGTAAATGTGACCGAAATGTTCAGGGACCCCTCTTTTTTTAGGACATTAAGGGAGGAAGTGCTGCCCAAGCTGGGCACCTATCCCTTTATTCGTATCTGGCTGGCAGGCTGTTCAACCGGAGAAGAAGCCTATTCTATTTCTATCCTTTTAAAAGAATTGAATTTGTTGCATAAATCTTTGATCTATGCAACTGATCTGAACCCCGCTGTGCTGGAAAAGGCGGCCCAAAGCATGTTTGCCATGAGCCAGATGAAGCAGTATTCAGAAAATTATATCCTTTCGGGAGGGCTAAAAGATTTTTCGAGCTATTATACGGCCAGTTATTCGCTGGCAAAGTTTAATGAGGACCTGAAAAGCAAGATTATATTTTCGACCCATAACCTGGTATCCGACCATTCTTTTAATGAGTTCCAGCTGATTTTATGCAGAAATGTGCTGATCTATTTTGACCGTGACCTGCAGCACAATGTGCTTGATCTTTTTGACAATAGTTTGGAAGGCCTGGGTTACCTGGCCCTGGGCAGTAAGGAAACGGTTGATTTTTCGAGGATTGCCAAGCGGTATAAACGGTTGCCGGGAGAAAAGATATGGAGAAAGATAGGCTGA
- a CDS encoding response regulator, with translation MNKKVFVFDDNTDILELCTIILQDAGYDIKTSSTSNHIIDQVMAYTPDIIFMDNWLPDVGGIDATRELKSHDLLKNIPVIYFSANNDVKSLADQAGADGYLSKPFDIEELEDIISKHLAM, from the coding sequence ATGAATAAAAAAGTATTCGTGTTTGACGACAATACAGACATTTTAGAGCTGTGTACCATTATTTTACAGGATGCCGGGTATGACATTAAAACTTCCTCTACCTCTAATCATATCATAGACCAGGTTATGGCCTATACACCTGATATCATTTTTATGGACAACTGGCTTCCTGATGTGGGAGGCATTGATGCGACACGGGAATTAAAATCGCATGACTTGTTAAAAAACATCCCTGTGATCTATTTTTCGGCCAACAATGATGTCAAGTCGCTCGCAGATCAGGCTGGTGCCGACGGTTACCTGTCCAAGCCCTTCGATATAGAAGAGCTGGAAGATATCATCAGCAAGCATTTAGCCATGTAG
- a CDS encoding chemotaxis protein CheB: MEKDRLMEKCKALIIGGSAGSLDVLLKVLPVVRPDISFPIIIVVHRKHGTDSLLPVLLSTRTEMRVKEVDEKEAILAGTIYVAPSDYHLLIEQDQTFSLDYSEKINYSRPAIDATFQTAAEVYRSQLVCLLLSGSNADGVSGLKSVKAWGGTAIIQDPETAQVAYMPAQAKLNVQIDYELSIEAIGDFINLLP, from the coding sequence ATGGAGAAAGATAGGCTGATGGAAAAATGCAAGGCACTTATCATAGGCGGTTCTGCCGGTAGCTTAGATGTATTGCTAAAGGTATTGCCGGTAGTAAGGCCGGACATCAGCTTCCCGATCATTATTGTGGTGCACAGAAAACATGGAACAGATTCTTTACTGCCTGTTTTATTGTCGACACGGACTGAAATGAGGGTTAAGGAAGTGGATGAAAAAGAGGCCATATTGGCGGGTACCATTTACGTTGCACCTTCGGACTACCATTTGCTGATTGAGCAGGACCAGACCTTTTCCCTGGATTATTCTGAGAAAATAAATTATTCGCGCCCTGCAATTGATGCGACCTTCCAGACGGCGGCAGAGGTGTACCGGTCGCAGTTGGTTTGCCTGTTGCTTTCGGGCTCTAATGCCGACGGGGTAAGCGGGCTGAAAAGCGTGAAAGCCTGGGGTGGAACAGCTATAATACAGGATCCGGAGACCGCGCAGGTGGCCTATATGCCGGCACAGGCAAAGCTAAATGTGCAAATAGATTATGAATTAAGTATTGAAGCTATAGGAGATTTCATAAATTTGTTACCCTAA
- a CDS encoding response regulator, protein MSKRTIKNNLRIGLGLSLLILFITSLASYLSIKNLIGSADLVQHSNDVMTNLDGVISVLKDAETGQRGYLLTGDKDFLEPYNGAEQQAIALLDEVAAETKDNPVQQRNVKKLREVITGRLQILKKTVAIKSRGGNVSVGELINGKTYMDSARDLIRVMQAEEKRLLELRTADLNKLAGYTPSLIVLAAFLAILITFFFYRKVSADFNTRTRLQQELQDKNDEIDNRIEVIQGIAAQISSGDYRIRLDEEEKDGLGSLAGSLNAMAESLQYSFSLLADKEWLQSGIATLNDKMVGEKSVKELTHDILESIAGLTHSQVGAFYLLEEDERLYLTGGYALMEDQKKKSLSLGEGLIGQVAQSGRQILINDIAEDGLTISYATGHTKPRNVVAVPVFRDGVVVGAMEFGALQSYTPLQLDFLNSISTNIGIAIHVSQNRKKLQEFLEETQAQAEELQAQHRELEGLNAELEAQTQRIQTSEEELRVQQEELLQSNQELEERTSLLEEKNQLIQERNLDIQHKAEQLEQSTKYKSEFLANMSHELRTPLNSILLLSKLMSENKELDKEYIEYAEVIQSSGQGLLGLIDEILDLSKIEAGKMKLEFTDVNITEVATDMRSLFSPLAKNKNLDLVIDVESDISGINTDRMRLEQILKNLLSNAIKFTSTGKVALTVKQDDAGKAILFKVTDTGIGIPLDKQGLIFEAFQQADGSTRRKFGGTGLGLSISRELSKLLGGEIELTSKENVGSEFTLALPVDRKTIVQVETGQDVIASPLYIDRGELVAAERFTVDHIPQEIEDDRNDIKPDDRVILIIEDDTNFAKTLLRFTRKRNYKGIVAVRGDAGIELANHYRPLAILLDIQLPVKDGWQVMEELKSNPLTRPIPVHIMSSLEVKKESLLKGAVDFINKPVALEQMQQIFQKLELALSRHPKKVLIVEENKQHAEALSYFLSNYNIQTEVADNVTQSIGALNKQEVDCVILDMGIPDKSAYETLDTIKKSKGLENLPIIIFTGKNLSKGEESRIKQYADSIVVKTAHSYQRILDEAALFLHLVEEKEGDGKQKKNPSEKLGGLYEVLHHKTVLIADDDVRNIFSLTKALEQHKMKVLAATDGKEALQTLKDNPLVDIVLMDMMMPEMDGYETTKEIRKIAAYKQLPVLAVTAKAMMGDREKCIAAGASDYISKPVDIDQLISLLRVWLYDRV, encoded by the coding sequence ATGAGTAAAAGAACGATTAAAAATAATCTGAGGATCGGTTTGGGGCTATCCCTGCTGATCCTGTTTATCACTTCCCTGGCTTCTTATTTAAGTATAAAGAACCTGATCGGCAGTGCCGACCTTGTGCAGCACAGCAATGATGTGATGACCAATCTGGATGGGGTGATCTCGGTATTGAAAGATGCGGAAACCGGGCAGCGGGGCTACCTGCTTACAGGAGATAAAGACTTTCTGGAGCCCTATAACGGAGCCGAACAGCAAGCAATTGCTTTGCTGGATGAGGTAGCTGCTGAAACCAAAGACAATCCGGTTCAGCAAAGGAACGTAAAAAAATTGCGGGAGGTGATTACAGGCAGGTTGCAGATATTAAAAAAAACAGTGGCGATAAAAAGCAGGGGTGGAAATGTAAGTGTTGGTGAGCTGATCAATGGTAAGACCTATATGGATTCGGCCCGCGATCTCATCAGGGTAATGCAGGCCGAAGAGAAAAGATTGCTGGAGCTCAGGACTGCCGATTTGAACAAGCTGGCAGGTTATACGCCTTCATTGATTGTGCTGGCCGCTTTTTTAGCTATTCTGATTACTTTCTTTTTTTACCGGAAAGTTTCGGCTGATTTTAATACCCGGACAAGGTTGCAGCAGGAGCTACAGGATAAAAATGATGAAATAGACAACAGGATAGAGGTGATACAAGGCATTGCGGCTCAGATCTCGAGCGGTGATTACCGGATCAGGCTTGATGAGGAGGAAAAAGATGGGCTGGGCAGTCTGGCCGGATCATTAAATGCCATGGCTGAGTCTTTGCAGTACTCTTTTTCTTTGCTGGCAGATAAAGAGTGGTTACAATCGGGGATCGCTACCCTGAATGATAAAATGGTGGGAGAAAAAAGCGTAAAAGAGCTTACTCACGATATTCTGGAAAGTATTGCGGGGCTTACCCATAGTCAGGTAGGGGCATTTTATCTGCTTGAAGAGGATGAAAGGCTATATCTTACCGGGGGATATGCACTGATGGAAGACCAGAAAAAGAAAAGTCTGAGCCTGGGTGAGGGTTTAATCGGACAGGTTGCACAATCGGGCAGGCAAATCTTAATCAACGATATTGCTGAAGATGGGCTGACGATCAGCTATGCGACCGGCCATACCAAGCCACGCAATGTGGTTGCTGTTCCGGTTTTTAGAGATGGGGTGGTTGTTGGGGCAATGGAGTTTGGCGCTTTACAAAGTTATACCCCTTTGCAGCTCGACTTTTTAAACAGCATTTCAACCAATATTGGTATTGCCATCCATGTTTCCCAGAACCGTAAGAAGTTGCAGGAGTTTTTGGAGGAAACACAGGCACAGGCCGAAGAATTACAGGCGCAGCATAGAGAGCTGGAAGGCCTGAATGCGGAACTGGAAGCACAAACCCAAAGGATCCAGACTTCGGAAGAAGAATTAAGGGTACAGCAGGAGGAACTTTTACAAAGCAACCAGGAACTGGAAGAGCGAACAAGTTTACTGGAAGAAAAGAACCAGCTGATACAGGAGCGGAACCTGGATATACAGCACAAGGCCGAACAGCTGGAACAGAGTACCAAGTACAAGTCGGAATTCCTGGCCAATATGTCACACGAGCTCCGCACGCCATTAAATTCCATCCTGTTGCTGTCGAAGCTGATGTCTGAAAACAAGGAACTGGATAAGGAATATATTGAATATGCGGAGGTGATACAAAGCTCCGGACAGGGACTTCTGGGCCTGATTGATGAAATCCTTGACCTGTCTAAAATTGAGGCGGGTAAAATGAAGCTGGAATTTACTGATGTCAATATTACAGAGGTGGCAACAGATATGCGTTCGCTGTTTAGTCCGCTTGCAAAAAATAAAAACCTGGATCTGGTGATTGATGTTGAAAGTGACATTTCAGGGATCAATACGGACAGGATGAGGCTGGAGCAGATTTTAAAAAACCTGCTTTCCAATGCGATTAAGTTCACCTCAACAGGAAAAGTTGCTTTAACAGTGAAGCAGGACGATGCTGGTAAGGCCATTTTATTTAAAGTGACAGATACCGGTATTGGTATTCCGCTGGATAAACAGGGACTGATCTTTGAGGCTTTTCAGCAGGCGGATGGATCAACGCGCCGTAAATTTGGCGGAACTGGTCTGGGCCTGTCCATCAGCAGGGAGCTATCCAAGCTTTTGGGGGGCGAGATAGAGCTGACAAGCAAGGAAAATGTAGGCAGTGAGTTTACCCTTGCTTTACCGGTAGACCGGAAGACGATTGTGCAGGTTGAGACAGGGCAGGATGTTATAGCCTCGCCCCTTTATATAGACCGAGGAGAACTTGTTGCAGCAGAGCGGTTTACTGTAGATCATATTCCGCAGGAGATTGAGGATGACCGGAACGACATTAAGCCGGATGACAGGGTAATCCTGATTATTGAAGACGACACTAATTTTGCAAAAACACTGCTGCGCTTTACGCGTAAGCGGAATTATAAAGGTATCGTTGCGGTCCGGGGAGATGCAGGAATAGAGCTGGCCAATCATTACCGGCCATTGGCTATACTGCTGGATATACAGCTTCCTGTAAAGGATGGCTGGCAGGTGATGGAGGAATTGAAATCTAACCCTTTGACAAGGCCAATACCTGTTCACATCATGTCTTCCCTGGAAGTAAAAAAAGAGAGTTTGTTGAAGGGGGCTGTCGATTTTATCAATAAACCTGTTGCTCTGGAACAGATGCAGCAGATTTTTCAAAAGCTGGAGCTGGCCTTGAGTCGCCATCCTAAAAAGGTGCTGATCGTTGAGGAAAATAAGCAGCATGCAGAGGCTTTGAGTTATTTCCTGAGCAATTACAACATTCAGACAGAGGTAGCAGACAATGTAACACAAAGCATTGGCGCATTAAACAAACAGGAAGTAGACTGTGTGATCCTGGATATGGGTATTCCTGACAAGAGTGCTTATGAAACCCTGGATACCATAAAGAAAAGCAAGGGGCTGGAAAACCTGCCCATTATTATTTTTACCGGTAAAAACCTTTCGAAAGGAGAGGAAAGCCGCATTAAGCAGTATGCAGATTCTATTGTTGTAAAAACAGCACATTCTTATCAGCGTATCCTGGATGAGGCGGCCTTGTTTCTTCACCTGGTAGAAGAGAAAGAAGGTGATGGGAAACAGAAAAAAAACCCATCTGAGAAGCTGGGCGGTTTATATGAAGTACTGCACCATAAAACCGTGTTGATTGCCGATGACGATGTGCGCAATATCTTTTCCCTTACCAAAGCGCTGGAACAGCATAAAATGAAAGTACTGGCTGCGACAGATGGTAAAGAGGCACTGCAAACGCTTAAAGACAACCCTTTGGTGGATATTGTGCTGATGGATATGATGATGCCTGAAATGGACGGATATGAGACTACAAAGGAAATCAGAAAGATTGCAGCATACAAACAATTGCCTGTTTTGGCTGTTACAGCAAAAGCAATGATGGGCGACAGGGAGAAATGTATTGCTGCCGGAGCTTCAGATTATATTTCCAAACCGGTTGACATTGATCAGCTGATCTCATTGCTAAGGGTGTGGCTTTACGATAGGGTGTAA
- a CDS encoding neutral zinc metallopeptidase: MQWFGKGSGNIDDRRGMSGGAKLGGGVGIIIIVLGLLFGKDLTGVVSQLPVGEVTQTEGKTGDPTDAEGKFVDGVLESTNQVWEKQFETMGQQYEKPRMVLFSNMVQSACGNASSAVGPFYCPADHKVYIDLTFYQDLKDRFGAAGDFAQAYVIAHEVGHHVQNLLGISDKLQQARGRVSEKEYNRLSVKLELQADFFAGLWAHQAQNLKDFKLEEGDIEEALTAANAIGDDKLQKQAQGEVVPDAFTHGTSAQRMYWFKKGFDTGDIRQGDTFNSSSL; encoded by the coding sequence ATGCAGTGGTTCGGTAAAGGAAGTGGTAATATTGACGACAGAAGAGGGATGAGCGGAGGCGCAAAACTCGGGGGTGGTGTTGGTATTATCATTATTGTTTTAGGTTTACTTTTTGGTAAAGACCTTACAGGAGTAGTTAGTCAGTTGCCTGTTGGAGAGGTAACACAAACAGAGGGCAAGACCGGCGATCCTACGGACGCAGAGGGTAAATTTGTTGACGGCGTGCTGGAGTCGACCAACCAGGTTTGGGAAAAGCAGTTTGAAACCATGGGTCAGCAATATGAAAAACCCAGGATGGTGCTGTTTTCCAATATGGTACAATCCGCCTGTGGAAATGCGAGTTCGGCTGTAGGCCCTTTTTACTGTCCCGCAGACCATAAAGTATACATAGATCTAACATTTTATCAGGATTTAAAGGACCGTTTTGGTGCCGCAGGAGATTTTGCTCAGGCCTATGTGATTGCACATGAGGTTGGGCATCATGTACAGAACCTGCTGGGGATTTCTGACAAACTTCAGCAGGCCAGGGGCCGTGTAAGTGAAAAGGAGTACAACCGCCTGTCTGTTAAACTGGAATTACAGGCAGATTTTTTTGCAGGGCTTTGGGCCCATCAGGCACAGAATTTAAAAGATTTTAAACTGGAAGAAGGCGATATTGAAGAGGCTTTGACGGCTGCCAATGCCATTGGCGACGATAAGCTTCAGAAACAGGCACAGGGAGAGGTGGTGCCAGATGCATTTACCCATGGTACATCGGCACAACGGATGTACTGGTTTAAAAAAGGCTTTGATACCGGAGACATAAGGCAGGGTGATACCTTTAATTCCAGTAGTCTGTGA
- a CDS encoding hybrid sensor histidine kinase/response regulator — protein MILIVDDTPENLISLKKVLERHNFEVDTASSGEEALKKVLKNEYVLIILDVQMPGMDGFEVAEAISGYSKAKETAIIFLSAANTELKFITKGYSSGGLDYITKPVDMGVLLLKVKTFYRIYEQSRKLIEIQKALLDEIEFRKMAERKKDEFISIASHELKTPLTSVKGYVQLLGRSVDKGDIPTVKKHLAKAQVQLEKLNELIADLLDISKIESGKLKFNKKYFVLDALLDGVLEVIHQANPTFNIIRKGNAPQEIYADEMRIEQVIVNFLTNAIKYSPGTNEIEVNVKVGEGQLYLGVRDFGIGIAPELQKNVFEKFYRVEETAIHFQGLGIGLYISAEIINRHGGEVGVKSKPGEGSEFYFTLPLNAVPEAD, from the coding sequence ATGATATTAATAGTAGATGATACCCCCGAGAACCTGATTTCATTAAAGAAGGTTCTGGAGAGACATAACTTTGAAGTTGATACTGCATCATCAGGCGAAGAAGCCTTAAAAAAAGTACTTAAAAATGAATATGTACTGATCATTCTGGATGTTCAGATGCCCGGAATGGATGGCTTTGAAGTAGCAGAAGCAATTTCTGGCTATAGCAAGGCGAAAGAAACAGCGATCATCTTTTTATCTGCAGCAAATACAGAGCTTAAATTTATTACCAAGGGCTATTCATCAGGTGGACTGGATTACATTACCAAGCCTGTAGATATGGGGGTTTTACTGTTAAAAGTGAAAACATTTTACCGGATTTATGAACAGAGCCGGAAACTGATAGAAATACAAAAAGCCTTGCTGGATGAAATTGAGTTCAGAAAAATGGCAGAAAGGAAAAAGGATGAATTTATCAGCATTGCGAGCCACGAATTAAAAACCCCGCTTACCAGTGTTAAAGGTTATGTGCAGTTGCTGGGCAGGAGCGTAGATAAGGGAGATATCCCTACGGTAAAAAAACACCTGGCCAAGGCGCAGGTACAGCTGGAAAAGTTAAATGAGCTGATTGCAGATTTGCTGGACATTTCAAAAATAGAAAGCGGAAAATTAAAGTTCAACAAAAAGTATTTTGTACTTGATGCCTTGCTTGACGGGGTATTGGAAGTGATTCATCAGGCGAACCCGACCTTCAACATCATCAGAAAGGGGAATGCCCCACAAGAAATTTATGCAGATGAAATGCGCATTGAACAGGTAATTGTTAATTTTTTAACCAATGCCATAAAATATTCGCCGGGAACAAATGAGATAGAAGTTAATGTGAAGGTGGGAGAAGGCCAATTGTACCTTGGTGTCCGTGATTTTGGGATAGGTATAGCACCTGAACTACAAAAAAATGTATTTGAGAAATTTTATAGGGTAGAAGAAACAGCAATTCATTTTCAGGGGCTGGGTATAGGCTTATATATTTCGGCCGAAATTATTAACAGGCATGGAGGAGAGGTAGGGGTGAAGAGCAAGCCCGGAGAGGGATCGGAGTTTTATTTTACCCTGCCGTTAAATGCTGTTCCTGAAGCAGATTAA
- a CDS encoding response regulator, protein MAVNKILIVDDDSRNIFALTAVLKAKGYKCMSAIGGQEGLDILEQDKDITVVLMDMMMPGMDGYEAMHRMSKDPSLKDIPVIAVTAQAMMGDRERCLNAGAVGYISKPINVDELTRLLNDYI, encoded by the coding sequence ATGGCAGTTAATAAAATATTGATAGTAGATGATGACAGCAGGAATATCTTTGCCTTAACGGCAGTATTGAAAGCTAAAGGTTATAAATGTATGTCTGCTATAGGCGGGCAGGAAGGACTTGACATCCTGGAACAGGATAAAGACATTACGGTAGTACTGATGGACATGATGATGCCGGGAATGGATGGTTATGAAGCGATGCACAGGATGAGTAAGGACCCTTCATTAAAAGATATCCCCGTGATTGCGGTTACGGCCCAGGCAATGATGGGCGATAGGGAAAGGTGCTTAAATGCAGGAGCTGTGGGTTATATTTCCAAGCCGATAAATGTTGATGAATTAACCCGCTTGCTAAACGATTATATTTAA
- a CDS encoding sensor histidine kinase, whose translation MNPYEKKRRWKFFLLIFAIVIGTASVFYSDFFVKKMEREEQLQFQLYVKVTEQTLAMYDDDRYTGLIDLIRTNTKLPVIMTDSKGDIISYQGLDSTKTNYDLEKKANVNYDPAYFARELRKMKKQHPATPILGGDDTRWYIYHKDSATLTQLRYFPYIQLAVIGLFLLTAYIAFSSARKAEQDQVWVGMAKETAHQLGTPISSLMAWVELIKSRFDAEDDPLIAEMENDIKRLEVITDRFSKIGSKPIVEDHVVYTVIYNFMEYFKLRTSDKIVFSIIGDEQVRALLNVPLFDWVIENLLKNAANAIENEGNITINIIENLTKEEVFIDVTDTGKGIARSKFDAVFQPGYTTRKRGWGLGLSLTKRIIENYHNGQIFVKDSELGKGTTFRIILKSSITYEPTSNT comes from the coding sequence ATGAACCCGTACGAGAAAAAGCGCCGCTGGAAATTCTTCTTACTGATCTTTGCCATTGTTATAGGCACAGCTTCTGTCTTTTACAGCGATTTCTTTGTTAAAAAAATGGAAAGGGAAGAGCAGCTGCAGTTCCAGCTGTATGTAAAGGTAACTGAACAAACCCTGGCCATGTACGACGACGACCGTTATACCGGTCTGATCGACCTGATCAGAACAAATACCAAACTGCCCGTCATCATGACGGATTCGAAAGGGGACATCATCAGTTACCAGGGGCTTGATTCTACCAAGACCAATTACGATCTGGAAAAAAAGGCCAACGTCAATTACGACCCTGCTTATTTTGCCAGGGAACTCAGGAAAATGAAGAAGCAACACCCCGCAACACCCATTTTAGGGGGCGATGATACGCGTTGGTATATTTATCATAAAGACTCCGCAACCTTAACCCAGCTCCGGTATTTCCCTTACATCCAGCTTGCCGTAATCGGCCTGTTTTTACTTACAGCATATATTGCTTTCAGTTCGGCCCGCAAAGCAGAACAGGACCAGGTATGGGTAGGGATGGCCAAAGAAACCGCACATCAGCTGGGCACGCCCATCTCATCACTCATGGCCTGGGTTGAACTGATCAAGTCGCGCTTCGATGCAGAAGATGACCCCTTAATTGCCGAAATGGAAAACGACATCAAACGGCTCGAAGTGATTACCGACCGTTTTTCCAAAATCGGCTCCAAACCTATTGTGGAAGACCATGTGGTATATACTGTCATTTATAACTTCATGGAGTATTTTAAACTCCGCACCTCAGACAAGATCGTGTTCAGCATTATTGGCGACGAGCAGGTACGCGCTTTGCTCAATGTTCCGCTTTTCGACTGGGTTATAGAAAACCTGCTTAAAAATGCCGCCAATGCCATCGAGAACGAAGGCAACATTACCATTAACATCATAGAAAACTTAACCAAGGAGGAAGTATTCATAGACGTGACCGATACCGGCAAAGGCATTGCACGCTCAAAGTTTGATGCTGTATTTCAGCCTGGTTATACCACACGAAAACGTGGCTGGGGACTGGGCCTCTCGCTTACCAAACGGATCATTGAAAATTACCACAACGGACAGATCTTTGTCAAAGATTCCGAACTGGGCAAAGGCACAACCTTTCGTATCATTTTAAAAAGTAGCATTACCTATGAACCGACCTCAAATACATGA